The Arachis duranensis cultivar V14167 chromosome 2, aradu.V14167.gnm2.J7QH, whole genome shotgun sequence genome has a window encoding:
- the LOC107473318 gene encoding uncharacterized protein LOC107473318 isoform X3: protein MALPTPPLPDWLVKWVKEAVKQELSYLLYYESNIIDLKNQVDKLKQEQRNLLYKVKEDEDRHGREIFDNVSKWLDRAGTIISDYEKFLKEEDHAHAVCFTGLPPNLLARYLLSKKSIQLKNEAESQVQKAKFACISHGGPPSVGLALSNVDYQSLPSRATAMENIMDALKDSSARMIGVHGPSGVGKTTLVMEAVNRIQNDKEKPKLFDVLIMANVTKTPDIRKIQGQIADMLWMKLEEESEEGRAGRIRDRLKKEKESTLIILDDLSAKVDLNILGIPWQTGDDNQKNFKGGKSLGSRVPEEKKTEQQDIAHGVMKEKKDPDGSSPLLMLTTEERYKGCKVLLISEVGQVLNQMDVRPDIVVPVNLLNEKDARTLFNKMAGIGDKSLELGELPAQIVKKCDGLPMSIVTTAKALKDRSPLVWEETHHKLETQALTGIPEHSTRVIYDLLENEELKITFLLCACMDHDALVSDLVRLCIGLGFLQGIYTVKDARTRVQVMLMKLRESGLLSNSYSSDRFTMQNLVRNAALLIAFKERHMLMLTKGKIDEWPDDDELRRYVAISLRHCDVNEAITKRMQCDRLKILEINNDDPQLQLPNDFFKQMKELKVLILTGVHVSLLDSSIGCLTKLRMLCLEHCTLNSSSEELRVIENLKNLRILSFSGSNIDCLPVELGRLSKLQTLDISNCPKLRVIPPNVISCLTSLEELYMRKTPIQWPKVINGAENDERRNASLLELGGLNQLTNLDIQIQSVDHLPENLFFDKLSSYKIVIGSLSRYLEKDFKIPEKHELSRFLAIHQKGGIHIHSQKGIKMLFERVEYLLLGKLTDVEDLFYDLNLKGFPHLKYLAIQNNHDIQFLIHPKDRQQHHEKAFEKLETLELYKVTQIEEICFSSCLLSKPSFANLKTIKVNFCEKLKHLFSTPMLELLYALETIEASDCDSLKEIVPVGSTHENKMLKLPKLRTLTLQSLPEFSGFDPIPTTEDNKILFHEKVEVSKLERIELKFIQIDQIWIGQSPNFGNLIHLDVIGCHNLKYLLPFSLATNLKKLQSLYVGECYKMENIFLDGPVKVAKGVSFPNLKNIKLSRMSSLRKIWNLNVPVGKLDTLVIEKCNQLVSVFSHDMEGIFQGLSSLTVTNCKSMETIFDLAADQNRYATVLRDVHLESLPKLETILRCKEDQEGTLQLKSLQNVTVHDCDKLENIFPFSIAEHQLEKLQCLVVSDCSKLNEIVAAQKGTSNNSSSSSSNLVPLEFPELTTIKFSKLPKFQNFCPGHCELKCRKLHDVSIEFCGNLELFREETSQATTSAQGKPLFHEKVMNKLRSMHIELQHTSSSSHYRRDKLEVLRLSWLEDTNILYRFLHSNPYLKSLWLDNCRFPRLVEPKSDGIENIGVVPKLKTLKLTNLPSLNNIGFEQDAILQRIESLTLENCPSLETIVPSKERVCFNFLTSLEVVDCKCMKYVMPLSTAESLGQLVTMKVTNCESLKEIVSDNHHGVEEHKEESIIVFKQMKALELVSLNNLVSFCSSKSCSFEFPSLEKFVVSACPKMETFSEKEIKTTPTIMQKVYIVGDEEKRICWDCNLQDTIKYIYNKKKYYEGMDKISVSEHLVLAEGWKNEKALDRDWFYSLKTLTLERCKFESCAIPSFVLRCLKNLKELEVRNCESITFIFEMNDIKGTFQLEKLTLEELPNVTHVWTQQDKQKDSRFRNLQQVTVKFCRKLKALFPVAIARNLKMLEQLEVRSCDELLEIVEKDRSGGGNTEIFVFPYLMQLQLYNLPQLAHFYDGKFTLECPELNNLYPFNCNKFELFHTPQEISPSTNRSALFSKIKDISKVATLYMRSKDTSVLKLWLQQSRDLEYLTGLMLAFDDDVNNEYSTLPFEILERTPMLQRMAMINSTSFKKILFPSQNPKFLEHLEYLALSCLFELSSIGGLDYLAKLQELIVWHCPLLRAIEQYPPNLKKLNVSGCHGLQSLLTSSAARSLKHLEELDVHDCKSLKDIVQKEQDEETATEEIIFEQLKSISLQHLRSLECFYQGNAALKLPSLAWVNIRMCSKMTIFSQQLRDEDPSRKIKASFSNPDVSVFEFSQEVLNVVLGKQFLYQIYLTLNDYPELEGKWVGSPEVPVEWGYPFLGLKTMEVEGCDFLTNAVLPSHLLPLLSNLEQLQVSKCRHVEAIFDVKDTSAKHDDPVTFRLSKIILKELPTLTHVWNNDPKASLFNFPFLEAVSVDECKGIKSLFPASVPKDNLKQLVVRNCGELEEIVAKDEALAQDANNKEAIVLFPILTILVLWGLPKLRCICSGIDSLLEWSDDFKSLLVFRCPMLNIFPAVIQNSPKSYPGDQDCFASDHDNHGSVSSPQKVMTSDLEKLVLTKEVVIWIEKEQLHVDFQEAKYLGLENFNDNESDVFPDCLFRKMLVPKLVTIELVDCAFKDIFHSKSSDLDYSKILSQLTTLILTNLHKLNSMGFEQPWMAPLLENLKRLTISECNCLTNLASSSVVSFFYLTVLSVDNCAELKYLFKSSTAKSLGALRELSITKCESLETVVAHEEGDKPDDMILLSSLGTLSLDELPKLESFYTGNSTLCFPKMGSSGVSFTITKSNKMKTFSHGDVLPRFLQGKIDEERCYGEMNSLVHKQFEKATSANMTYTDRLEC, encoded by the exons ATGGCTCTTCCTACACCTCCTTTGCCAGATTGGCTAGTCAAATGGGTAAAAGAGGCTGTAAAGCAAGAGCTGAGCTACCTCCTGTACTATGAGAGTAACATTattgatctaaaaaatcaagTTGACaagctcaagcaagaacaacgGAACTTACTTTATAAGGTTAAAGAGGACGAAGACCGGCATGGGAGAGAAATATTCGACAATGTGTCAAAATGGTTGGACAGGGCTGGTACAATCATTTCTGATTATGAAAAGTTCCTTAAAGAAGAAGACCATGCCCATGCAGTATGTTTCACCGGCCTTCCTCCTAATTTGCTAGCGAGATATTTGCTTAGCAAAAAATCAATACAACTTAAAAACGAAGCTGAGAGTCAGGTACAGAAGGCAAAGTTTGCTTGTATATCACATGGAGGACCACCTTCAGTGGGTCTTGCTTTGTCTAATGTTGATTATCAAAGCCTTCCTTCCAGAGCCACAGCCATGGAAAACATTATGGATGCATTGAAAGACTCGAGTGCTAGAATGATCGGTGTTCATGGGCCATCTGGTGTGGGGAAGACCACTCTAGTCATGGAAGCGGTTAACAGAATtcaaaatgataaagaaaagcCCAAGTTATTCGATGTACTGATCATGGCAAACGTGACAAAAACTCCAGACATAAGAAAGATTCAAGGGCAGATTGCTGACATGCTGTGGATGAAATTAGAAGAGGAGAGTGAGGAAGGAAGAGCAGGTCGAATAAGAGACAgattgaagaaagagaaggagagcACTCTTATAATCCTCGATGATCTTAGCGCTAAAGTGGATTTGAATATATTGGGGATTCCTTGGCAGACTGGCGATGACAACCAGAAGAATTTCAAAGGAGGGAAGTCCCTTGGCTCAAGGGTTCCCGAGGAGAAAAAGACAGAGCAACAAGACATTGCGCATGGTGtgatgaaagagaagaaggacCCTGATGGTTCTTCACCTTTGCTAATGTTGACAACAGAAGAGCGTTATAAAGGTTGCAAGGTTTTGCTGATCTCTGAGGTGGGACAAGTGTTGAACCAAATGGACGTGAGGCCGGACATAGTTGTCCCTGTGAACCTTTTAAATGAGAAGGATGCAAGGACCTTGTTCAATAAAATGGCTGGTATAGGTGACAAGAGCCTTGAACTTGGAGAACTACCAGCTCAAATTGTCAAAAAGTGTGATGGATTGCCAATGTCGATAGTTACAACTGCAAAGGCATTGAAAGACCGGAGCCCCTTGGTGTGGGAGGAAACTCATCACAAGCTTGAAACGCAGGCATTGACAGGAATACCCGAGCATTCTACACGGGTGATTTACGATCTATTGGAAAACGAGGAGCTCAAGATAACCTTCTTGCTTTGTGCTTGCATGGATCATGATGCATTAGTTTCAGATTTGGTGAGACTATGCATTGGATTGGGTTTTCTTCAAGGCATCTACACAGTAAAGGACGCCAGAACCAGAGTGCAAGTCATGCTTATGAAGCTCAGAGAGTCGGGTTTGTTGTCTAACAGCTATTCAAGTGATCGTTTCACAATGCAGAATCTTGTTCGCAATGCTGCATTGTTGATAGCATTCAAGGAGAGGCACATGCTCATGTTgaccaaaggaaaaatagatgAATGGCCAGATGATGATGAGCTTAGAAGGTACGTTGCTATTTCTTTGCGGCATTGTGATGTCAATGAGGCGATTACTAAGAGGATGCAATGTGATAGACTTAAAATCTTGGAAATTAACAATGATGATCCACAATTACAACTtccaaatgatttttttaaacaaatgaaAGAGCTCAAAGTGTTGATCTTAACTGGTGTTCATGTGTCACTGTTGGATTCATCCATTGGTTGTCTAACCAAATTAAGAATGCTTTGTTTGGAGCATTGCACGTTAAATTCCTCAAGTGAGGAATTACGCGTCATAGAAAACCTGAAGAATCTAAGAATTCTTAGCTTTTCAGGGTCTAATATTGATTGCTTGCCTGTTGAATTAGGGAGATTGTCTAAGCTGCAAACTCTAGACATAAGTAATTGCCCTAAACTTAGAGTCATTCCACCCAATGTAATCTCATGTCTTACTTCTTTGGAGGAATTGTACATGAGAAAGACTCCAATTCAATGGCCAAAAGTTATCAATGGAGCTGAAAATGATGAGAGGAGAAATGCTAGCCTATTAGAATTGGGGGGTTTAAATCAACTGACAAATCTTGACATACAAATACAAAGTGTGGATCATTTGCCGGAGAACTTGTTCTTTGACAAGTTATCTAGTTACAAAATTGTCATTGGCTCTTTGAGTAGATatttagaaaaagatttcaaaatACCAGAAAAGCATGAATTGTCGAGATTTTTGGCAATACATCAAAAAGGTGGCATTCACATTCATTCTCAGAAGGGAATCAAAATGCTGTTCGAAAGAGTTGAATATCTGTTGCTAGGAAAACTCACTGATGTTGAAGATCTGTTctatgatttgaatttgaaaggatTTCCCCATCTCAAATATCTGGCCATTCAGAATAATCATGACATCCAATTTCTTATTCACCCCAAGGACAGGCAGCAGCATCATGAGAAGGCTTTTGAGAAACTGGAGACTCTTGAACTCTATAAAGTGACGCAAATTGAGGAAATATGCTTCTCTTCATGTTTACTTTCCAAGCCCTCCTTTGCAAACTTGAAAACCATCAAAGTCAATTTCTGTGAAAAATTAAAGCATCTTTTCTCTACTCCTATGCTTGAGCTTCTATATGCTCTTGAGACAATAGAAGCCTCTGATTGTGACTCTTTAAAGGAGATTGTCCCCGTAGGGAGCACTCATGAAAATAAGATGCTTAAGCTCCCTAAATTGCGCACTTTGACACTACAATCTTTACCTGAGTTCAGTGGATTCGATCCCATACCAACAACAGAAGACAACAAAATTCTATTTCATGAAAAG GTTGAAGTTTCAAAATTAGAGAGAATAGAGCTGAAGTTTATCCAAATTGACCAAATATGGATTGGTCAGAGTCCAAATTTTGGAAATTTGATCCATTTGGATGTGATTGGTTGTCACaatttgaaatatttgttgCCATTCTCGTTGGCCACGAATCTGAAGAAGCTTCAAAGCCTTTATGTTGGCGAATGCTACAAGATGGAGAACATCTTCCTTGATGGACCCGTAAAAGTCGCTAAG GGTGTTTCTTTTCCAAATTTGAAGAATATCAAACTGAGCAGGATGAGCAGTTTGAGAAAGATTTGGAATCTTAATGTCCCGGTTGGGAAACTGGACACACTGGTCATTGAAAAGTGCAATCAATTGGTGAGTGTTTTCAGTCATGACATGGAGGGAATATTTCAAGGACTAAGCAGCTTGACAGTTACTAATTGCAAGTCAATGGAAACTATATTTGACTTAGCCGCCGATCAGAACCGATATGCTACCGTACTGCGAGATGTTCATTTGGAATCACTACCAAAACTGGAAACTATAttgagatgcaaggaagatcaAGAAGGGACACTTCAATTGAAATCTCTGCAGAATGTAACTGTTCATGATTGTGACAAGTTGGAAAATAtatttccattttccattgCTGAACATCAGCTTGAAAAACTGCAATGTTTAGTGGTATCGGATTGCtccaaattaaatgaaattgtAGCAGCCCAAAAAGGTACCAGcaacaacagcagcagcagctCAAGTAATCTTGTTCCATTGGAGTTTCCTGAGCTAACCACCATTAAATTTTCTAAGCTACCAAAGTTCCAGAATTTCTGTCCAGGACATTGTGAATTGAAGTGTAGAAAGTTACATGACGTGTCTATTGAATTTTGTGGCAACCTTGAACTATTTAGAGAAGAAACCAGTCAAGCCACAACATCTGCACAAGGAAAGCCTCTCTTTCATGAAAAG GTAATGAATAAGTTGAGGTCGATGCATATTGAGTTACAGCATACAAGTTCGTCAAGTCACTATCGACGAGACAAGTTAGAAGTTCTTCGCTTGTCCTGGTTAGAGGACACCAATATTCTATACCGTTTCCTTCACAGCAATCCTTATTTGAAGAGCCTATGGCTGGACAACTGTCGCTTTCCCAGGTTGGTGGAGCCAAAGTCTGATGGAATTGAAAACATAGGAGTTGTTCCAAAGCTGAAAACCTTGAAGTTAACCAACTTACCATCTCTCAATAATATTGGCTTTGAACAAGACGCAATTCTACAAAGAATAGAATCTTTGACTTTAGAGAATTGTCCTAGTTTGGAGACTATAGTGCCTTCAAAGGAGAGAGTATGTTTCAATTTCTTGACCAGTTTGGAAGTTGTAGATTGTAAATGTATGAAATATGTAATGCCACTATCAACAGCTGAAAGCTTGGGTCAACTCGTCACAATGAAGGTAACCAATTGTGAATCTCTGAAGGAAATTGTATCAGATAATCATCACGGAGTTGAAGAACACAAAGAAGAGTCCATCATAGTTTTCAAACAAATGAAAGCTCTAGAGCTTGTATCTTTGAATAATCTTGTTAGTTTCTGCAGTTCCAAAAGTTGTTCCTTCGAGTTTCCATCATTGGAGAAATTTGTGGTGAGTGCTTGCCCCAAAATGGAAACGTTCTctgaaaaagaaatcaaaaccACGCCAACAATTATGCAGAAAGTGTACATTGTAGGTGATGAAGAGAAGAGAATCTGCTGGGATTGTAATTTGCaagatacaataaaatatatatacaataagaAG AAATATTATGAAGGTATGGACAAAATAAGTGTTTCCGAGCATTTGGTACTTGCAGAAGgctggaaaaatgaaaaagctcTTGACAGAGATTGGTTTTACAGTTTGAAGACTTTGACGTTGGAAAGGTGTAAATTCGAATCATGTGCAATTCCATCATTTGTTCTTCGATGTTTGAAGAACCTAAAGGAATTGGAAGTGCGAAATTGCGAAAGCATCACATTCATTTTTGAAATGAATGACATCAAGGGAACATTCCAGTTGGAGAAGCTCACTCTGGAAGAGCTACCAAATGTGACTCATGTGTGGACCCAACAGGATAAACAAAAGGACAGCCGCTTTCGAAATCTGCAGCAGGTGACTGTCAAGTTTTGTAGAAAACTGAAAGCCTTGTTTCCGGTGGCCATAGCTAGAAATCTTAAGATGCTTGAGCAACTTGAAGTACGTTCTTGTGATGAGTTGCTAGAAATTGTTGAGAAAGATAGGAGTGGAGGTGGCAACACGGAGATTTTTGTGTTTCCTTATCTAATGCAGTTGCAATTGTATAACTTGCCACAACTAGCTCACTTTTATGATGGAAAGTTCACATTGGAGTGTCCAGAGTTAAACAATTTGTATCCATTCAACTGCAACAAATTTGAACTATTTCATACACCGCAAGAAATTAGTCCTTCAACTAATAGATCAGCCCTTTTCTCGAAGataaag GACATTTCCAAGGTGGCAACTCTATACATGAGGTCGAAGGATACTTCCGTGCTAAAGTTATGGTTGCAGCAGTCCAGGGATCTTGAATATTTAACAGGACTAATGTTAGCATTTGATGATGATGTGAATAATGAGTACTCTACTTTGCCCTTTGAAATACTTGAGAGGACACCCATGTTACAAAGAATGGCAATGATCAATTCCACAAGCTTCAAGAAGATATTGTTCCCCTCTCAAAATCCCAAGTTCCTTGAACACTTAGAGTACTTGGCCCTAAGCTGCCTATTTGAGCTAAGCTCCATTGGTGGGTTAGACTACTTGGCAAAGCTCCAGGAATTAATTGTTTGGCATTGTCCACTTTTGAGGGCAATAGAGCAATATCCTCCCAATCTGAAAAAATTGAATGTGAGTGGATGTCATGGTTTACAGTCTTTGCTCACATCCTCTGCAGCAAGAAGCTTAAAGCACCTTGAGGAGTTGGACGTTCATGATTGTAAATCATTGAAAGACATAGTGCAAAAAGAGCAAGATGAGGAAACAGCCACAGAAGAGATCATCTTTGAGCAGCTAAAAAGCATAAGTCTTCAACATTTGAGAAGCCTGGAATGCTTTTATCAAGGCAATGCTGCCTTGAAGTTACCCTCTCTGGCTTGGGTGAATATACGGATGTGCTCCAAGATGACCATCTTCTCTCAACAATTGAGAGATGAAGATCCTTCAAGAAAAATCAAAGCTTCTTTCTCCAACCCAGATGTTTCGGTCTTCGAATTTTCTCAAGAGGTTCTCAACGTTGTACTAGGAAAGCAGTTCTTATATCAG ATATATTTAACTCTGAATGATTATCCTGAATTGGAAGGAAAATGGGTTGGCTCACCAGAAGTCCCAGTTGAGTGGGGTTACCCTTTTCTTGGATTAAAAACTATGGAGGTGGAAGGTTGTGACTTTTTAACAAATGCAGTTCTCCCATCTCATTTACTTCCTCTTCTAAGTAATTTGGAACAGCTGCAAGTGAGTAAATGTAGACATGTTGAGGCAATATTTGACGTGAAAGATACATCAGCAAAACATGATGATCCTGTTACATTTCGCCTGAGTAAAATCATTTTGAAGGAGCTTCCAACCCTGACGCATGTTTGGAACAATGATCCCAAAGCAAGTCTCTTCAACTTTCCATTTCTGGAGGCAGTTAGTGTTGATGAATGTAAAGGAATAAAAAGTCTATTTCCAGCATCAGTTCCCAAAGATAACCTAAAGCAATTAGTTGTTAGAAACTGTGGGGAGTTAGAGGAGATTGTCGCAAAAGATGAAGCACTTGCTCAAGATGCAAATAACAAAGAGGCTATTGTTCTGTTCCCCATATTGACCATTCTGGTGCTATGGGGTTTGCCAAAGTTGAGGTGCATTTGTTCTGGAATTGACAGTTTGTTAGAATGGTCTGATGACTTCAAAAGTTTGTTAGTTTTTCGTTGTCCAatgctcaacatctttccagCAGTCATTCAGAATTCTCCAAAATCATATCCTGGGGATCAAGATTGTTTTGCAAGTGATCATGACAACCATGGCTCTGTTTCTTCACCACAAAAG GTTATGACCTCCGATTTGGAGAAATTAGTGCTGACTAAGGAAGTTGTTATATGGATTGAGAAAGAACAACTTCATGTGGACTTCCAAGAAGCAAAATACTTGGGACTGGAAAATTTCAACGATAATGAGTCAGATGTATTTCCAGATTGTTTATTCCGCAAGATGTTAGTACCGAAGTTAGTGACGATTGAGCTAGTAGATTGCGCCTTCAAAGATATATTCCACTCAAAAAGCTCTGACCTTGATTATTCCAAAATCCTCTCGCAGCTTACAACGTTGATTCTTACCAATCTACACAAGCTCAATTCCATGGGGTTTGAGCAGCCCTGGATGGCCCCTCTTCTTGAAAACCTAAAAAGATTAACAATTTCGGAATGCAACTGTTTGACAAACTTAGCATCTTCATCTGTAGTGTCTTTCTTCTATCTAACTGTGCTAAGTGTAGATAATTGTGCTGAATTGAAATATTTGTTCAAATCTTCAACTGCCAAAAGTTTGGGTGCACTGCGAGAATTGTCCATTACCAAGTGTGAATCATTGGAGACAGTAGTGGCTCATGAAGAGGGAGATAAACCAGATGATATGATACTATTAAGTAGCCTTGGTACTTTGTCTCTCGACGAGTTACCAAAACTTGAAAGCTTTTACACGGGGAATTCAACTTTGTGTTTCCCAAAAATGGGCAGCTCTGGAGTTTCATTCACCATCACTAAGTCCAATAAGATGAAGACTTTCTCTCATGGTGACGTGCTGCCCAGGTTCTTGCAAGGGAAAATAGATGAAGAGCGTTGCTATGGTGAAATGAATAGCCTTGTCCACAAACAGTTTGAGAAAGCAACTTCTGCGAACATGACTTACAC TGATAGGCTAGAATGCTAA
- the LOC110277576 gene encoding pentatricopeptide repeat-containing protein At1g62930, chloroplastic-like: MLAKGISPNVITYNSLIFGLCLVDQFKEAIDLLSDMVLKNITPNVYTYNTLIDGLCKEGKIKDAKSVLAVMAKDGVKPDVVTYNSLMDGYCLVNQVNKAKYVFNTMPLSGVSLDVQSYSIMINGLCKSKMIDAALNLFEEMRSKYLVPNTVTYTTIIDGLSKSKRICCAVELFEKMHDRGQPADIVTYTCLLDGMFNAKQLDKALMLFNRMKESCIDPNIDIYNVLIDGLCKSERFENAKEIFQDLSIKGYHLNTRTYTIMINGLCNEGLLDEALALMSEMEDHGCFPDAVTYEIIIRALLEKGENDLALKHLREMIARGLLKRQ, from the coding sequence ATGCTTGCTAAGGGAATTTCTCCCAATGTTATCACATACAATTCTCTCATTTTTGGACTGTGTCTTGTGGATCAATTTAAGGAAGCCATTGATTTGCTAAGTGATATGGTGCTTAAAAACATTACTCCTAATGTTTATACTTATAATACTTTGATTGATGGGCTATGCAAGGAAGGAAAGATCAAAGATGCTAAGAGTGTGTTGGCTGTAATGGCAAAAGATGGTGTGAAACCAGATGTGGTTACTTATAACAGCTTAATGGATGGATATTGTTTGGTTAATCAGGTAAATAAGGCAAAATATGTATTCAACACAATGCCCCTAAGTGGAGTGTCACTTGATGTTCAGAGTTACAGTATCATGATTAATGGCTTGTGCAAAAGTAAAATGATTGATGCAGCCTTGAATCTCTTTGAAGAAATGCGTAGTAAGTACTTGGTTCCAAATACGGTAACTTATACCACTATTATTGATGGCTTGAGCAAATCAAAGAGGATCTGTTGTGCTGTGGAGCTTTTTGAAAAGATGCATGATAGAGGTCAACCTGCTGACATAGTCACTTACACTTGCTTGTTGGATGGGATGTTCAATGCCAAACAACTTGACAAGGCACTTATGTTATTCAATCGAATGAAAGAGAGTTGCATTGATCCAAATATAGATATATACAACGTACTTATAGATGGCCTGTGCAAAAgtgaaagatttgaaaatgcaaaagaGATTTTTCAAGATCTTTCCATTAAAGGCTATCATCTGAACACAAGAACATACACTATTATGATAAACGGGCTCTGCAATGAGGGCCTACTTGATGAAGCATTGGCTTTAATGTCTGAAATGGAAGATCATGGTTGCTTTCCGGATGCTGTAACTTATGAAATAATTATTCGTGCTCTGTTGGAAAAAGGTGAAAATGATCTAGCGCTGAAACATCTTCGTGAAATGATTGCTAGAGGCTTATTGAAAAGGCAATAG
- the LOC107473319 gene encoding putative pentatricopeptide repeat-containing protein At1g12700, mitochondrial — protein MVSLLRYALQIPNLSPYCVLHSALRLCFPSTSSLHSHSQPHSLDEAVDSFTRMLSKRHPPSIIQFTKILGSLAKTNHFPTAISLFQQLQARGISPNLFTLNILINCCCGMGRITLAFSVFAKILKMSFQPDTITLTTLIKGLFLCGKVEKALHLHDTMLAQGFQFNEVTYGTLINGLCKTGHTSAAIQVLRKIPRHGIVPNVVMYTQLLIASARLHL, from the coding sequence ATGGTGTCATTGTTAAGGTATGCTCTTCAAATCCCAAATCTCTCTCCTTATTGTGTTCTCCACTCCGCTCTCCGTCTTTGCTTCCCTTCAACTTCATCCCTACACTCTCACTCTCAGCCCCACTCGCTTGACGAAGCTGTTGATTCCTTCACTCGCATGCTTTCTAAGCGTCACCCCCCATCCATCATTCAATTCACCAAGATTTTGGGATCTCTTGCCAAGACCAACCATTTCCCCACCGCCATTTCCCTTTTTCAGCAATTGCAAGCCAGGGGAATTTctcccaacttatttactttgAATATCTTAATCAATTGTTGCTGCGGCATGGGTCGGATCACTCTCGCTTTCTCTGTATTCGCCAAGATTCTCAAGATGAGTTTTCAGCCTGATACCATAACATTGACTACCCTCATTAAAGGTCTCTTTCTCTGTGGTAAGGTTGAAAAAGCACTGCACCTTCACGACACAATGCTGGCTCAAGGATTTCAGTTTAATGAAGTCACTTATGGGACGTTGATCAATGGGCTCTGTAAGACCGGACACACATCAGCTGCTATTCAAGTGCTGAGAAAGATCCCACGGCATGGGATTGTTCCTAATGTCGTCATGTACACGCAATTATTGATAGCCTCTGCAAGGTTACACTTGTAA